The genomic window ATGTTACGCTACGTTACGTTGTGTTAAGCAATGCTATACCATACTATGttattttgtatatttttttttttctttacgtTGACCCCCCACTCGACGCCGACAACGTGCGTACTTTCAAAGTTAGTTCACTTATCCATCGGTGAAAAAACAGGACGAGGAGAATAAGCGTTCCTAGCCGAGTCTTTCTCCCttgccaaaaataaaataacgcaTAAGTGCAAACATCTTTTGTGTGTGATATATCACGCCTTTTTTAAGGTGCCCTTTGTCCTAATGATAACCACCTTCGTCCGAGAGGAAGACGTGACTTTTTCTCCCCCGCTAttacctgaacaggtcaggtcGGTAACCATACTTTTTTAGCCACCCTTCTCTTGCCGTTTGGAAAAAAGCCATTTTCGCCATCCTCGTGAATTTGTAAATTCCTCTGGAATACCCACCTTGTATACACCTCATTCGTATCCGGTTAACTCCTACCTGAGGGGGGGGTGGAGGTGGTGGCGAAAAAGGGGTGTAATGCATgcatgggaaagaaaaatcgGGGGCAAATTAAACGAAGGAAGGTGTGAAAGTACAAAATGGCGTGAATTTTCTGACAAAGGCAGGCCATTAATTATGAGCCCTGCATGTGCGTGGTTGCTTGTCGGCCGCTTTAAGACATCGGTGCGGGGGAGCGGTGTTCCCGTCCAGCGGCACTTTAATTGCAAACCGGCCCGACAAATACACGATTTATGCACGACTTCCACTCTGCTGCCGGCCCTACCTTGTTGTTGACTCTTATTTGCCCCTTAAAGCCCAGGTTGTCAAACACGTTTTTGTAAACCCGTGTGTTGACTTCAGATTCCATAAAGGCGCGCCTCGCCAAAATGTCCCTAAACACTTTCCTGTTGTAACTGGGGAAACCCAGTGGCACTTGGTTCAGGTAGGGTCCCGGATTTCTTGCTGCCATGTTTGCTGCTTATCAGACGATGGGAGAGCGCTGCTCCTACCTTGCTGAAGTAGCAGAGTAGGGCTATCTCATatgggccaaaaaaaaaaaagaagaaatattaaaGTTGGTCATACACAGGTAATTACCTGCTGGGGTAACTAACCTAAAATGGATCCAATAGGGAGGATAAAAAGATGACCAAAAAATGTGCCCCCTGtaagagaatttttttttttttaagtgctcATGCAAGAACGAACGATGTGTGAGGGCGCCCTCGGGGGGACATTCAGAGCACCGCGTGAAAAGTAAAATGATGCCATTATAAACGACGCACATATGAACAGGGGATGTGTACTACGAAGGGTGATGAAATAATCCCTTCGCGTTAATGCGCCAATCGGCAGAAGGATATGTACAATGGTGA from Plasmodium coatneyi strain Hackeri chromosome 12, complete sequence includes these protein-coding regions:
- a CDS encoding Mitochondrial ribosomal protein S14, with product MAARNPGPYLNQVPLGFPSYNRKVFRDILARRAFMESEVNTRVYKNVFDNLGFKGQIRVNNKVGVNRIRMRCIQGGYSRGIYKFTRMAKMAFFQTAREGWLKKYGYRPDLFR